The segment GGCTGTTGTTTAGGCCTTCATGCACTAAGCACATTGATCACAAGACGAGTTGTGTCAGGATCTTGGTGGTTTACTGCCACAGCTATAACTTTTTCAATGAGAGACCTTGGGAGCCCTGATAGCTCTGGATTTAATGCAGGCCACAGGGCACATATTGCACACGGGGCAGTTGATGGTGGGGGGTCAGCAGGGGCCTCCTGACTCATTAATCCAGCCATGTTTAAAGTTAATGAGCATGTTGTCCTGGCTGCAGGTGCTATGACGGATGCAGTGATTTAACACAAAGTGTTATGACTTGCAGAATGGAAGGTGTGGTCGGGTTGCAGTCATGTGAGATCTACACATCAGACCTGCCCAATGCCTCACAGCTGGGTGGGACTAAGATATATTTGGCATGTTGGATAAGTTGTTAACCAAACAGTCACATGCTTTGTGTCCATGTATCAATACAGATGCACCGCGCGTCTGCTGTCCACCTGGTTAATAATTTACTGCTACAGCTACACTAGCGTTAGCTAACACTGAAGGCTAACTGCTTGTTAGCTGCAGGAAAGAGGGGTTTTAATTTCAGCTCTCACACTCTCGTGTAGCTAGACATGTTATCTGCTGGTTCATAGCTATCATCACCAACTCGCTAGCTATTTTGGCTAACGTCCCATTTAGTTGCGTGCAGCAGGGGGAAGGCGCCGCTCGCCTCGAGAGGCTAATAGTTCACCATCTCTGCCTACCTTCTGTATGGATGATTTGCCACTTCTCCTCAAACCCATTAGCAGGATTCTCGGTTTGGTGTCGGACGGCGCCGGGCTGTCCTCAATGTCGGCCTCCTCTTCACCATAGCCGAAATCTTTGGGGAACGAGTCCGCAACCCCGTAGCTGTCAGCCAGCTGTTCCACCTCGTACTGAATCGACATTTTGACCTAACGACGGTCGCTTCCCCTCTTCCCCCCCTTACTTGTCGGTCGCTGCACCCGTGTTTGTATCACACCAAGACAAACTAACGTTACACAGTGAAATCGTTTATCAATAATGCCCTGGCTACTTGGAAACACCGAGCGTGATCCCACACATTTCCTTAGGATTTCCTCTCCCCTGAAAAAAACTCACCCTTTGTTCCCACCccttgattctgattggctgtcgGAATTAAAACACGAAAAGTGATTGGTCGAACCGCCTGTCACTCTACTGAGGTTTGTCGCTGTCACCTGACTAGTACTCAGACCTGTTTTGTGACCTATCACCCGAATAAGTGGTAAATACACACTCTTTGCGCAGCTGTCTTAAGCCGTTTGAGTTTGTAACAACAACatatcatttatatatttttattttctgtaaaataaGTAACATTTGACGAcgtttattattaaattatttattatcaaATAGAAAGTAGGCAGCGCTGGTGTTCTGCGATatcaccagcagatggcggcAGACATCCATTTCATAAAGTGTACGCGTTCATGGTCTTCTTAAATTGTCGGATCTAAAAGCGTCTATAACTTGCAAGCACTCATTTCAACTCAAGAACATAGGATGTACTTTGTTATGAGGCAAATATGAGCTAGATGGCTAATTAGTTAGCTTTGCGTCTCTATCCGAGCCATAGCCACGACTTTATGATTTTTAATCATGTGTCATGACTTTTGCTCTGCTTGTGTTCGGTGCATGTTCTTTACGAGGCACACCTGAAGGCAGCAGACCCGTTGCATGGACGATGGTGATGAACCAAACGAAACTTAACTTTTCGGGCGGTTTGTCGGCGTTTCTAAACAAGGTTTGCGGTGGAAACCGGTACTCGTAAATATTGTATCTTTCAGAAGAAAGTCAGCTTCACAGCCCACATCATTATGGCACATTACAGAGTAAGTATGTTTGCTGTCGCTTCATGTTACACCCATGCCCAGTAGAAACTGTTTTCTTGTCTACCAACTGTAAGCTAGCTATGCTAATATTAGCTAGCTAGGTGTTTCATCAGTGCATAGACAGAACACCTGTGACAGCTTTTGGTTTCCATTATCATTGAAGTTTATAAATGTTTGTGGATAAACTTAAGTTAAGGTAATGTCAACAGGCTCATTACAAACTCTTTTTTGACCACCATTTTCTGCTGCAGGTAGTAATATGAcagttttgtgtattttaatatcATTTTTAATCGTGTTTTCTGACTTAAACTTGCTAGAAGTTACTAAACCTGACAGTTGAGGGTGTGGTTGGTAgtgaaattgttttatttttctcctccTACAGGCTCCAGACTCCAAAAGGGAGCAGTTTCGCAGATATTTGGAGAAAACTGGTGTTGTGGACAGTCTTACTAGTGGTATGGCACTCTTTAATTATagttatttctgtctttgtgcttgGACACTTTGTTATAAAGCAACCCAGGAGAGCTGAAGACAAGGTTAACACTGAAACTTGCTATCTATTTAGAAACAAATCCTCTGAAAAGCAAACTATTGAATTGCTGTGATTTGTAAATAATACCAACTAATCATCTAATGTCACACTTTAGTACAAAATTAACTTTCTTAGTAATAAGGGCTatgtatttgacattttgtgccAACACAGTAGCAGAAATCCAGTGctcacaacaaaacattttgatatCTCATATGAAGGAATACAAAATATTGTTCTACAAAACCCATTTTCTTCATAAAAAATTAAGCCAAACTTCACAAATGCATCCATTTTAATTTTAGCCTAATACAAAGCAGCAGTGCAAGAATTTTGCCCAAATAAACACAACCTAAAATGACCAAATGtctttttaaaggtccagcgtaTAGGATTTAAAGAGATATATTGGCAGCAAtggaatataatttaataagtatattttccgtagtgtataatcacctgagaaaaaaaaagaattgtcttgtttttgctaGCTTACAATGAGCTGTATGTATCTAGCTAGGGAGCCGTCTTCATCTATTTGTTCGTTGTGTCTCACTgttatgtttctacagtaatcCTGAATAGACAAACCAATCAccggctctagataggaccGTCTATGGACATTCATTTTCACGTTGGCCATGGCAGATAGTAGTCAGTCTACGATGACccaacagtgtcagaaaaacagtgatgttaAAATCACTGGTCTGTTTATTATGGAGGAGAAGAGAGTTTTGCAAATAAGTTGGCCCCCATTACAAACCATTATGTccaaataaaaagataaaaaaaaaaaaaggtgagcacacagtgAATTATCAGAGAATAAAGGTCAGGGAATATCTGAGCAAAACAACAGATGAAGAGCACAAAATCTGTCCAGCCAAGGATTTGCTGCAAACATTCACTTTCAGTGTCAGATATAGCTGGTACTAAAAAAAGCACTGATATTTGATACCCAGCTCTATCAGTTGTTGCCTCAGTTCTCATGCAGCTTTATTAAagtcttttttcctctttgattTCAGTTCTAGTGGCTTTGTATGAACAACCTGAAAGGCCCACCAATGCCCTGGAGTATCCTTCAATGCACACAACCTGAACCACTGAGTGGTTTCAGATAGTGTCTTTTGGTTTAGCAGGTAGTGTGTTGAGCCTTGTACTGAAATTCATGCCTACACTCGCCACTCTAAATAAAAGAATACTAATAAAGAGAAATGTTAAGAGGGTAATAAAGGAAGCCACAGCTTGCTGTAGAGTCTTTAACCAACTCCTTCCCAGATTTGTGCAGCAGCATCTCTGTGCTGCCGCTCAGACTTTAGCAGACGCTGAGGCTCTGCAGCAGGAGGTGAATGACTTAAGGCAGAGGTGTACACGTCTGGTAGAGGAAAACAAAGACCTCAAAACAAAGGTAAGCTTTTGCTTGTTCTTAAAAGTTGTGCATGTCATTTAAAAGAACGTACAGTGTAACGTAGATGCTCTTTCACCTCCATCTCTCCAGCTGCAGCAATATGAACCTGCATCTGAAGATGGCGCCACAGCTGACTAGACCACAGCAGTGCTTTGGCTGAAATaatgtagtttttgtttttgtcactttcaAGACACAACAACACTGTTAAGTGAAGGCCGAGATTTTTTAGGTACCTGCTTTTGTAAATCTTACTTTCTGTGTTTCTTATAATCTAACTTATTCTGTACATGTATGTAAATAAgtttgtttcttgtttgttCAGTCTTTAGTATAACTTTACTGAGAAAGTGCCCTTGTATACGACCGCATGAGTCAGTTCTTTAGACGTGGGACGTGTTATTTTTTTGAGGGGTCTATGAAAGAAAATAACCAATGCCTGATTATACTACtgtcaattttatttttctggcatagttatgaacacacacactctgtcctgATCCATGACAGTGTGTAACAAAGACACACTTACACTTTGTTTCTTAAGGTCTGGTTTCGGTAAACAGCTGTGGGGGgagaaaaagcaaaaatgtaAGTCACCAGTAAAAGCACAGTTTTGTGATCATCGTTGTATTGTTGATTAAACCAATTTCAAATGAGCAATGTTTCAATCAGGCTTTTTATTGGAATATCAGGATGTTGATACTGTGGtcagatacagatgtgtgtgtcaACACTGCTACATCTTTACTTAACAttctacagtgaggctaaaaacttCTCAGGAAGCAAACCAGATTTAACAACAATACAGAGACAAATAAAGGCTTTGGGGACCAGAGCACATCTGGTTTTCTATGACAGTAATCCAACAGAATTCGTGTTGGTGAGGATAGTGCTGCAGTGTTAGCGTCTTATTGATATGCTCAGGAAACAGATGAGTGTCGACTAAATGCCCCCAGTAATGCCCTAAAAATACAGAGATAAAATTAAACGGCAAACTTGAGAcaaaaaatctttacaaaaataTCTGGATGTTATTTTGTGCAAATGCTCACATTACTATGGGAGAGACGATTTGCAAAAGGCCCGTCATAAGTGTACATGTTTGTCATGAGAAAgatagttgattgttgagtctcactCCCAGGTTGTCAGATACCAACGCTTTGGGTTGGTGATTTAATCTGACAGCTGACCCAAAGCgtcggtatttgatgacctgggaatgagactcaatCATACAACACCTTTAAAATTGTACCAACTATATGACTTCTTGAAGTGTCATGATAATCAGATGTAAATGCACATGCAGAAAATGGAACAGGTCCCGAAGCAAGTTATGTTAAAGCAAGTGCAGTAGCCAGAACATATTgacatttcttttctgtttaaataatACTGGAATTTTTAAATGACACACTACAAAGAAAAATACCACTTGAGACGTCTCATCTATATTTGGCCCAATGCAGGCCTACCTAATCTTGTATATAGACCACCAAGATCATGATGCAGCTATGAGCTTAGATATATGGTTAACATAAAAAAGGTCATGCTAATTGGGTAGCAGTACATGCAGTTAGTCACAATAGAAAACAAGTTGATTCCAAAAGTAGGTGGAAAAagaatataaaatacacagtacaATGTCCTCTCTTGTTCCTTACATTATAATATGTCtccaaaaacaattaaaaatgttaatttcattCATCAAACTGCAATAAGTTTTTAAATCATGCCATTTTATTGAGATTAAGGTGTCAAAAGttgaaaccaaaaacacaatattaGCAAACTCTCAGTGCGGAGGCAGCTTAAAGTGCTGTTGAATCCATGAGTTATACTATACAGAAATTGTCAGCtactgtttgtaaaaaaaaaaaaaaaaaaaaagtatcaccagcgaaagtgaaagccaaccccagcttTGTCCGCTCGGTGTTTCACCTCACTATATTTCTGTGTCCGTGATTTTCGTAGCTTactcttggatgcatgctgtttatggtctggcacctggttgctacttTTTCCCAACCTCAGCTGCAGGCTGTGCCcaggaaatgtcccaaacacagcaaaataagaaaatacagacaggggccagagtctctgcagataaatacactgccacacactctAGTGGGTCATTAGTGATGTTTGAGAGTCTATACATTGTATTTTTTGGAAAAACTTGcaaagtatacctttaaatgtaGATATGACAGTAAGATCAGTACACCTGTAACATGAATTGCTGTAAGAACACACTTTGTATCTGAGGTTTAAATTTGCAGGTCTGCTGCTCGTCTGCTGCTCGCATTACTTGCCACTGATGCTCTGCAGTTGGATGAAGGGGGTCTGGCGTGCCTGGATTCTGAGCTGGAGTCATCCAGTGACTCCGGGGTGGACGGCCGGCTTTGATGTTTGCCGTCTGATTTCGACTGTGTTCGAGTGATGGGAGGTCCACTGCTGGCTTTCGCACCCCCGTATGAATCTGTGTCAGAGCTTTTGCCCTCCAACACCGTGGAGCATTTCAAAGAGCCCTGGGCTCTCCAAGGCCTCCTTGATGCACTCACTGGCAGCGTGGGGAAGGAGGAAGTGTCCACTGCCTTCTGTGGGCATTTCGGAGAGTCTGGGCTCATTCTTTCATTGCCCCCATTCTCTTTACTGTGCGGGGGAAGATGCAAAAAGTCCTCAGCCTCCTGCTTTGGGTTAATCAGGGAGTCGCAGCACGGAGAGCAGGGCTCGTTTGTAGTCAAGGTGCAGTTACAATGTGGGGGGCTTTGAACTGAACATCTGGAGTCATCCAAATCGTGCTGAGTGGGCAGCTCGCTCTGAAGCGGTAGAAAAGTTGAAGGTTTGATGAGGTTTGGGTACATGATTGTGCCCTGCACCCTGTCCAGTAAGAGGTTGTAGTCACTGGGTGCAGAAGCGATCGTTGCCTTTCGGGGTACGCTGGTGCTAATTTGCACAACAGATTCTTTTTTACACTTGTTGACATAGTAATCATCAAGTTCATCTTTCTCGTCTCTCAAGTGAGGGTAGAAGTCCAAGATGCCCTTCTTAATCTTCTTGTAACTCAGATGCATGATCTCCAAGATGTTCAGGAAGAGAGAAATTCCAGCGATGCACTGCATGAATACCATGAAGACGCTTTTCTCCGTCGGTCTGGAGACGTAGCAGTCCACAGCATTGGGACAAGGATCCCGCTCACACTTGTAGAGTGGGTAGAGGTGAAAGCCATAAAGCAAGTACTGGCCTGTCATGAAGGCCACCTCAACAACAGAGCGAGTGACAACGTGAGCCACATAGGTACGCAGCAGAGAGCCCCTCAGAGGAGCTTTGTTGAGCTTCCCCTGATCGAGCTGCTTCATCTCCCGCTCAATCCTCTTCCTGGCTTCTGCCAACTCCACGTCCACCAACTCCAGCTCCCTCCGCAGCAGAGCCTTCTTCTTCTGCCGTGCCTTCTCCAGCGCCCGCAGCCTGTAGAGAGCGTGGCCCATGTAAACCAGTGAGGGAGAAGACACAAAGATGACCTGCAGCACCCAGTAGCGGATGAGGGAGATTGGGAAAGCGTGGTCGTAGCACACATTTCTGCACCCGGGCTGCTCGGTGTTGCATATGAAGTCAGCCTGCTCGTCGTTCCACACGTCCTCGGCTGCCACCCCGAGGACCAGCATACGGAAGATGAACAGGATGGTGAGCCAGATCTTGCCTACCATAGTGGAATGGATATGCACCTCCTCCAAAATCCCCCCAAGGAAGTTCCAGTCCCCCATCTTCACTCTGCCATTATGACTGGTGGAAAGTCAGTGATGGAGAGAGAAATAATTAGGGAGGAAAATCTGCTGAAAcagttaaaaatgtgtgtgtagaAACATAATACTACAACAAATAGAGTGACAGcacacatttgaagaaattagTTTGACTTCAAGACAGACAGCAAAAGCATATTGGCAAATTAAGCAGCCTTTACAGATTAAAATAACAGTATAAAAAGAGGAAATTCTGTAGATTTCCCAGTAACAAGTGTCAAAAAATTACACTACCtcttaaatggaaaaaatgaaacattaacTAGTAGAGAGCAAgtgacatgaaaatgcaaagtgtcacatattttcaaaaaaaggttttaaaagtaGACAGGAAAGACTTGTACATCCAGTGATATGTTCCCTCGGCTGGTCAGCTGTCCAGTTTTGTGTTAATAAAACAACTCCCCTCAGCGGTGTCATTATATAGACCAGGGCAGAGATCAGTTCACTTGCCGTTTCCATTTACCTTGCAGCGGCGTGGACAGACTGCCGGTGGTGACTTAAATCTCCTCGGGTCATGCAGCCCTGACACGGTCAccaaaaagttttaaaaatcgtTAGCACCCTCCACATGAGTCCCTGTGCATCACCTAAACCTCAGTGACCCGCCTCTGCTGCAGTGTTGCCAGAAACAAAGTGGGAACAACTGAGCTGTTGAGGGAAGGTTGCCAACTACTCTGACCAGAGAAAGTCAATACCAACAGCTTCATTGATGCATTTAAATCATGGCCTCACAGTGAGGGGCTTGCAACCGGTTGTAACACAGATATTGTTTGCAATATTTGCAGGTTAGGATTAATTTATGTCCTTTTGTCAGACTGTTTGACCTTAGATAGAAATGCTGCATGCATCAGCAGCTGTGATAATAACTGACTGAACATATTTTTATGGTTCATGTGGGTGTGTACAATATCTGTGGGAGTAAATAACCAAGCTGTTTCCAAAGAAGTGCTTTGCAAGTCCAGACAACATGCTCAGGATTTGTTGGCACTCATTTGTTGGAGTGAAtttgaagaaaaagaaggaaacaGCCACTGTGGCTGGAATCCCCACATTATCAATACCACTCAGTTATCCACATAGGCCTTGTACGATCAATAGTTTTCTACTATAGCGAAGTAATCAATGAGTCATCATGTCCGATTTCATACCCTGCTGCCTCTCTCTGGATGTAATGAAGTTCTCATGCACTTGACACATTATTTTATCCCATTTACAAGAAATCTATCACAATGGATTAGCGAGCTTGCCAACTGCTGGTCGCCAACTTAACACACCGTCCGATTCTAAACACCTTTAAACGCCTCTGTGTGATAAATATGCTTGTTATCTGAGGTCAGTCAGGAGCTTCACCCCATTGATGTGacatgtttatttgttatttagCTTTATGGAGCAAGACAAGCTGTCTAGAGTGGGAATATTTGGGCTAATTTGTGTGTTTCGACAAGATTCAACCCACCAGCTCAGCTCAGATGTTTATCAATTGTCTGTGAATATGAAGCTTTTCACTTCTGATCTCAAACATCTCATTCTGCCCAGCAGAGCAGGATTGATTCAAACCAGTCTGGTACGAAAACATTAGGGGCGCAGAGGGTTACACTCGGGCAACATACTGGGAAAATCCTAGAAATCATAGTGTCATTTcctcttaagaaaaaaaatcaatgttcaCTTGTACGTCACCCCTCCAAAGGGCGTCCCCTGGCTGACTGTCTGTCAACAGAATTCATTGATTcagaatgggaaaaaaaatcatttaggTGGAATTTTATGTCTGCAACctgaaaaagtttttaaattttattatcaataaaatatttgagagaagatGAATTGCCAGAAATTCAAATAGGtgatgtatgtacagtatacatCACACTTACAGTACATACACAGTAGCTATATGAACGTATTTTGACAATAAATTACCAAACTTTGTAAGCTGTCATAAAGGATACGAGACATATTCACTTGAATGTTTGATATTCTCTGTGCAGAAGGATGTATGTGCAAGAAGGAAAGTGTCTTTGTGCTCACCTTAAATTTCTTATGAGTTTAAAGGGACGGATGAgcccaaattaaaaaaaaaaaaaaaaaaaattccgacctgtagtgctatttatcagtctagatttgttttggtgtgagttgcaaagtgttggagatgtcgGCTGTAGGGATGTCGGCTGTCTCTcagatataatggaactagatggcactcagcttgtgatgtTCAAAGCGCCCAAAACTACAtctgaaaaattcaacagcaatgtctctttccagaagtcgtaacctggttactcaagataatccacagaccttgttgtgagcagtttcatgcaaaaactattttctttctagcTAGCAagctcacttagcaccactgagctagctaacgtgaCAGCTTAAGTGGGATTCATACTTCTTCGTCAAATCAATGCTGTACCTCCGGCTCTGCATTGATTGAGAGCCTACACAGtaccctacactgtagcctgacgtgcacctccccagaaatataactacgtgtcgcggtgacgcagacctcctgtctatttttgtaagctggaACCATTTcgctcagtggaaatgaagctttaaTTTGCAGAggttgtgaagacaataaagcctccataaaataacattttaagtcttgtgtgtcaTTTATCCTTCAGGAATTTATACTCCAGGATCTAGGTTTCATATGAGCGGAGGAAATCTGAGCtcatcactaggctaatttatacaatgtaaaatgccataggcttgtgctaataacattagcatgttgtatttgtttggaaaatgtttttagTGTAATACAGTTGTTTTGTTAGTGAACCTTATGAATttttttgtaacgttacctttgttaaatgttgctgttgtccttggCGTCATATGAGTAGAGTAAAAGTCTACTAGCCGCTAGGCAAATTtatacactgtaaaatgccataggtctGCAAGTTTCAGTAAAGCCAATTTGTGAacttgtgtttaaaattgtctctattaagccatgtttaatgtgtgttttgaatcagctaaactttaaagcacttcacagaaaccccaacGCCAACTGCTGTTTGGTgtactgcagagtgacacagacacaccaccacacagcaTAGGCCATGTGTGTAGGTTATGGCATATGCTCTGCagagagctgacacacaagtataaatcccgctctAGCCGAGGAGGACGattaatgtttatatcttgtgctgtcacaagcatgagcctctcgtccatgaagAGATGCacaatgatacagttggtaagtgcagtttggtagaaaggaaatagttcctacatgtagattatcttgagtaactgggtcatgatttctggaaagagacattgctgttgagtttatcaaatgtacttttttggcgctttgagcaccacaagccgagtgccatctagttctatcatattggagagaaggcagacatctctacagccgatatctccagcactctgcaactcacaccaaaacaatcgaAGCtcataaaaagcactacagtgaagaggaaaaatatgtatttttaactttggggtgaactgtctctttaaggcaTCTGCCTACATGCATGATTTTGCATGacttaatgtgtatgtgtgaagaAACCAGATCAGACAgattgttttatatgttttatgtcTTAAAATATTGCTGGAGATGATCTTTATAATTTGTGTCACTTCTGACTATCTTATTGGCAAAAGTCGAGTATTTGTGGTCTAAAAGAATTAACATATGATAAGGTAACTTGTAAAATGTTCACCAGAAATGATGCcactgtttctgtcatttttaagACGTTTGGTCCTTGCCAAACCAAATTAAGAAACCCAGTTTTATTTCCAGTATTTTAAAGCAAGATCCTCATTAAGTGAACATGAAACACTACAGCAGTGACCGCCTGGCAGCAAATATTGAttttaagatataaaaaaaaggtgaaatctGGCAGATTTTAATGTTTCAGCAGTTCTGTCCTGTgacatcagattttttttcgATTGCTGTGCTAGAGAGGGCAACATACCATTTCCCACTGTTTCAGGGTCAAGGCAAACAAGCTCATG is part of the Epinephelus fuscoguttatus linkage group LG8, E.fuscoguttatus.final_Chr_v1 genome and harbors:
- the LOC125892986 gene encoding c-Myc-binding protein-like, with protein sequence MAHYRAPDSKREQFRRYLEKTGVVDSLTSVLVALYEQPERPTNALEFVQQHLCAAAQTLADAEALQQEVNDLRQRCTRLVEENKDLKTKLQQYEPASEDGATAD
- the gja9a gene encoding gap junction protein alpha 9a, with amino-acid sequence MTRGDLSHHRQSVHAAASHNGRVKMGDWNFLGGILEEVHIHSTMVGKIWLTILFIFRMLVLGVAAEDVWNDEQADFICNTEQPGCRNVCYDHAFPISLIRYWVLQVIFVSSPSLVYMGHALYRLRALEKARQKKKALLRRELELVDVELAEARKRIEREMKQLDQGKLNKAPLRGSLLRTYVAHVVTRSVVEVAFMTGQYLLYGFHLYPLYKCERDPCPNAVDCYVSRPTEKSVFMVFMQCIAGISLFLNILEIMHLSYKKIKKGILDFYPHLRDEKDELDDYYVNKCKKESVVQISTSVPRKATIASAPSDYNLLLDRVQGTIMYPNLIKPSTFLPLQSELPTQHDLDDSRCSVQSPPHCNCTLTTNEPCSPCCDSLINPKQEAEDFLHLPPHSKENGGNERMSPDSPKCPQKAVDTSSFPTLPVSASRRPWRAQGSLKCSTVLEGKSSDTDSYGGAKASSGPPITRTQSKSDGKHQSRPSTPESLDDSSSESRHARPPSSNCRASVASNASSRRAADLQI